A stretch of DNA from Halorubrum sp. BOL3-1:
CGACGACGCCGCGACGGGTCCGATAACACCACGACGGGTCCGACGACACCGCGACCGGCGACCGCACGCGAGGCGTCGCGGTCGCGCGCACCACCACTTATCAGGGCGCGGCCGTAGGACCGAACATGGACGCGCTCGCACAGGCCGGCCTGCTCTCGCCGGACACTCTCCCGCTTCTGCTCTTGACGGCGGGCCTGCTGCTCTCGATGGCCGAGGCGCTCGCGCCGGGGGCGAACTTCGTCGTCGTCGGCGTCGCGCTCGTCGGCGCGGGTCTCGGCGGACTGGTGTTGACCTCGCTGGGCGTCGTCGGCGCCGGACTCACGCTGTTCATGGCGCTCCTGACGCTCGTCTTCGGCGCCGCCGCCTTCTACGGCTACCACGAGTTCGACCTCTACGGCGGGAAGGGCCAACAGCAGACCAGCGACAGCGACTCGCTGAAGGGGAAGACGGGCACCGTCACGAAGCGCGTGACCCCCACGGGCGGCGAAGTGAAACTCGCCGGCGGCGGCTTCAACCCCAACTACTCCGCGCGGTCGATGGAGGGCGAGATCGACGAGGGCGAGGAGGTGATGGTCGTCGACCCCGGCGGCGGTAACGTCGTCACCGTCGAGCCGATGGGGTACGTCGAAGACGACATCGACCGCGAACTCGCGGCCGACCGCGCACGGAAGGCCGCCGCGAGTGAGACCGACGCGGAGGACTCCGGGGAGAGCGACGCCGGCCGGGAGACCGAAATCGAACGGGAGTGACGCGACGCGGGCGATTCCGGGGTCTCGGCCCGGTCGGCTCCGGGAGTGCGACCAGACTTCGGAGCCGCCGGCCGCCGAGCGAAAAAGCACTTGTCTGTCGGCTGGGATCGCCCGACTATGCCCTCCCCGCTCGCCGCTCTCGCGAGTCCGATCGACGGCCTGCTCGACCGCGTCCGCGACGCTTTCGAGTCGCCTTGGGCCGGAACGGTCGCGGTCGCGACCCTCGTGGTCGTCACGATCGGCACCGCCTTCGGGATCGTCGCGCTCGGCGGCGTCTTCGACGCGACGGTCGACCAGCGGATCACCGTCGACAACCCCGACCGCCCGCCGGAATCGACCTGCGAGACGTTCGGTGACGACGCGGACTCGCTGATCGCGGAGCGGTGCGACGAACCCGAACAGATCGACGTCGACGCCGGCGCGGAGCTCCGAGACGCGGCGACGGGCTACCTCCACTACGGGCTGATCGGCGTGCCGGTCTGGTGGGCGCTGTTTGCGCTCGCGCTCCACGGCGGGGCGCGCGTCGCGGGCGGATCCGGGTCCGTCGGTGACTCGTTCGTGATCGCGGGCTGGGCGCTCGTCGGAGAACTGTTCCGGGTGATCGCCGGCGTCGCGGCGATCTGGGTCGTCCTCTCGAACGCGGCGATCACGGGGTCGACGTTCGAGGCGCTGGCGGACGGACTCGTCGCCGCGATCACGAGCGCTACCGGTCCCCTACTCGTCGCGTCCGCGGTCGCGATCGCGGTCCAGTGGGTGATCGTCGTCGGTGGCTTGGAGGCCGAACACGACCTCAACCGCGGGGCGGCGGCGGGCGTGGCGACGTTCTTCGCCGCGGCCGGATTCCTGCTCGCGGCAGTCTGAACCCGAGATTCGAGAGTTTTTAAGCCGACGGCGCTTCCCTTTCCGACATGATCCTGTCCGACGCCGACATCCTCGGCCGGCTCGCCGAGGGGGACCTCGCGGTCGAGCCGCTCGACGACGTCGACAAGCAGGTCCAGCCCGCGAGCGTGGACCTGCGGCTCGGCGAGCGATTCTTAGAGTTCCAGCGCACCAACATCCCGTGTATCCACCCGACGGAGGCCGACGAGGTCGGCGAGTACGTCACGGAGACGACCGTCCCCGAGGGCGACGAGTTCATCCTCCATCCCGGCGACTTCGTCCTCGGGACGACGGTCGAGCGCGTCGCGATCCCCGACGACCTCGTCGCGCACGTCGAGGGCCGGT
This window harbors:
- a CDS encoding NfeD family protein, with protein sequence MDALAQAGLLSPDTLPLLLLTAGLLLSMAEALAPGANFVVVGVALVGAGLGGLVLTSLGVVGAGLTLFMALLTLVFGAAAFYGYHEFDLYGGKGQQQTSDSDSLKGKTGTVTKRVTPTGGEVKLAGGGFNPNYSARSMEGEIDEGEEVMVVDPGGGNVVTVEPMGYVEDDIDRELAADRARKAAASETDAEDSGESDAGRETEIERE
- a CDS encoding YIP1 family protein translates to MPSPLAALASPIDGLLDRVRDAFESPWAGTVAVATLVVVTIGTAFGIVALGGVFDATVDQRITVDNPDRPPESTCETFGDDADSLIAERCDEPEQIDVDAGAELRDAATGYLHYGLIGVPVWWALFALALHGGARVAGGSGSVGDSFVIAGWALVGELFRVIAGVAAIWVVLSNAAITGSTFEALADGLVAAITSATGPLLVASAVAIAVQWVIVVGGLEAEHDLNRGAAAGVATFFAAAGFLLAAV